The DNA window TTGCTCGTATCGCAGCCGGACAGCGGGGAGCAGGCGCTGGAGATCGTGGAGATGCTCACGCGCTCCGGGGCCGTGGACATGGTGGTGATCGACTCGGTGGCGGCGCTGACGCCAAAGGCCGAGATCGAGGGAGACATGGGGGATCCTCACATGGGGCTCCAGGCGCGGTTGATGAGCCAGGCGCTGCGGAAGCTCACGGGGATCGCCCACAGGACGGACACGGCGCTGCTGTTCATCAACCAGCTCCGGCAGAAGATCGGCGTGACGTTCGGCAACCCGGAGACGACCACGGGGGGGAACGCGCTGAAGTTCTATGCGAGCGTCAGGATCGACGTGCGGCGAATCGGGCCGGTGAAGGTGGGGGACGAGGCGGTCGGTTCGCGGACCCGGACGAAGGTGGTGAAGAACAAGCTGGCGCCGCCATTTCGGGAGGCCGAGTTCGACATCCGCTGGGGCGTGGGGGTCGATGCCGCGGCGGATTTGCTCGATCACGCCTGTCAGCTCGGGGTGGTCGAAAAGAGCGGGGCGCACCTGTCGTTCAGCGGCGAGCACCTGGGGCAAGGGAGAGAGCGGGCGCGGGAGGCGCTGCTGGCGAAGCCGACCTTGATGGCGGGCATCCGTGCGGGCGTGGCGGCGATGACGCCTGCGCGTTCCAGGGCGGGTGAGCGGGTGGGGGCGGAGGCGTGAGGCGCGGGGGGACCGACGGCCACGGGAGCGACGACATCGGTGATGGTAGCGAGATCGGAAGGCAGGGACGAAGCATGAGCGACGGCATGAACAAGGTGATGCTCCTCGGTAACCTCGGTGCGGATCCGGAGCTGCGCTACACCGCGAGCGGTGTGCCGCTCCTGAGCCTCCGGCTGGCCACGAACGAGACGTTCCTGGATCGTCAGCGGGAGATGCAGGAGCGCACCGAGTGGCACAACGTGGTGATGTGGGGGTCGCGGGCGGAGCCGCTGAGCCGCCTGCTGTCGAAGGGGGACTGCGTGCTCATCGAGGGGTCGCTCCGGACGACGTCCTTCGACAAGGACGGGTTGAAGCGGTGGAGGACGGAGGTCGTCGCGCGCGAGCTTCGCTTCACGGGGCGGAGACAACCTCCAGCGCTTCCGGATGATGGGCTGCTCCCGGACATGCCGATGCACGACGCGCCCCTGCAGGCGGGGTCGATGCAGCCCGCGTCGATGCAGGACGATGCCTTGCGACCTCCGGCGACGGCACGAGGGGGTCGGAAAGCGAAGGAGTCACGTCCGGGTCCCGTCGTGGACGCGATGCCCTACTGAGCCTCGAGGCCTCGGGAGAGCGGGCGGCGGTGGGCCGCCCAGGAGGCTTCGCCTTCGAGGCGGTCCCATGGCGTTCCCCGGGGCCAGAAGAGGGCCTACGATGAAGGGGTGATCGTCTCCAGCGCCCGGTGGGCCCCCCTCCTCGCACTCCTGGTCTCGGCTTGTGGCTCGGCAGCCGCGCCGCCTTCTGCTTCCCCGTCAGACACCACGACACCTGGCGCGGCTCCCGGCGCGGAGGCGGGAGGCGCGTCCGCGGGCGTCGATCCCGGCGCCGCGAGCAAGGCGGCGAGTGCGGCGCTCACCTCGCTGGAGCGGCGAAACTTCGACACCGAGGGCTGCGTCGCGTCGAAGGCGCGGGTGGTACCCGAGGCCGAGGCGCGGGCGGGGATGCCGAAGGGGGAGCGGTGCGGGATGCTGGTGGCACGCAAGAGCGACGAAACGTGGCTGGTCGTGGTGCGCTCGGCGCTGTCGTCGAAGTCGTACGGGGCGCAAGCCCTGGTGACCGTGGCGTCGGAGGGGCAGGGAGTCCGAGGGATCGAGTACACCAAGTGAGCGAGGGCGCGGGGTGGGCGATGACGGGCTGAGACCTGTCTCGCCCCCGCGGGTGAGCAGGGGGTTCAGTCCGCGGTGGCTTTCCCTCGGGCGGCGAGCAGGGCCTCCCGCTCCGACGGGGGAAGGTGCTTCACGGCCTCCCGGACGGTGAGGCCGGCGGCCCTCCGCACGCGGGGCGTCAGCCAGGCGATGACCCGCTCGGGCTGCTTCTTGCTGGCGTCGCGGAGGACCCTGCCGATGGCCTTGCGGATGAAGAACTCGCGCTCCTCCAGCATGGCGTCGGCGTAGCGCCCGAAGCGCTCGAAGTCGCCGCCGCCGGTGCGCAAAGGTACGAGCAGGGCGAGCAGGGCCGCGCGTCGGATCCAGAAGTCGGGGTCTCGTGCCCATCGATCCAGCGTCGCCCCGAACGCCGGGTGACGGGTGACCAGGGTGCCGACGGCCTGGGGGGCGAGGGCGTCGACGAGGGCCCAGGTCCTGGACTCGCGCAGGAAGCGCTCCAGGAGAGGGACGTCTTCGGGGCCCAGGCGATCGACGTGGAGGTTGAGCAGCTCGATCGCAGCGAGGCGGCGCTCGTGGACGGGCTCGTCCCAGAGGGCTTCGACGAGGGCCACGAGGTCATCGTGGGTCAGGTCCGGATGCTCTCGCCGGACGCGCTTGGCGATGGCGCGGACCGACGGCACCGGCACGCCGACGTGTTCGAGCGCGCTCTTGAGGTAGCGCTTCTCCTGGACGGCGCGCTCGGGGGTACCTTCGGCGCGCAGGGCGCGGTCGATCTCTGCGGCGAGCGCCCGGAGGCTGTCCTTCGGCCGGGGGCTCACGGGGTGACCACCGGGGTGCCGTGCCTCGATGCGAGGTCGGCGACGATCTTCCAGAGCAGCGAGGGCTCGACCGGCTTGACCAGGTGGTGGTCGAAGCCGGCTTCCTTCGAGCGCCGGCGGTCCTCGTCCTGGCCCCAGCCCGTCATCGCGACCAGCAGCACGCCCTCCAGGGCGGGCATCTGACGGAGCTTCTGGGCCACCTCGTACCCGGTCATTCCAGGCATGCCGATGTCGAGCAGGATGAGATCGGGCCGGTGCTGCAGGGCCATCTCCAGGGCGGAGAGACCGTCGTGCGCCATCTTCACGTCGTTCCCGGTGAGCTCCAGCAGCATCGACAGGCTCTCGGCCGAGTCCTCGTTGTCGTCGACCACGAGCACGCGGAGGGCGCTCTTCGGGAGCTGGGTGGTGCTCCTGACGGGCTCGTCGAGGGGGGCCTCGATGTCCGCAGGCAGCGGCAGGCGGACCGTGATCTCGCTGCCCTTTCCCTGGCCGGCGCTCGTGGCCTGGATCGTCCCGCCGTGCATCTCCACCAGGCGCTTGGCGATGGTCAGCCCGATGCCCAGGCCCCCCTGGGCGCGCTCCAGCGACGTGTCGGCCTGCGCGAACATCTCGAAGATCCGCTCCTGCATGCCCCGGGGGATGCCGATCCCGTCGTCGGTGACCCGGACCGCCACGTCATCGCCTTCCACCCGCGCCACGAGTTGCAAGTGGCCACCTTCCGGCGTGTACTTCGCGGCGTTGTGGAGCAGGTTGGCGAAGACCTGCGCGAGGCGTGTCGCGTCGGCGTCGAGGTGGACGGGCGCCTGAGGGAGGCTGACCGCGAGCTCGTGGCGTGACGCCTCGACGATGGGTCGACTGGTCTCCATGGCGCGCTCGATGATCGCCGACAAGGAGATCACCTCGCGACGCAGCTCGATGGCGCCGCGGGTGATGCGTGAGACGTCGAGGAGATCGTCCACGAGCCGCGTGAGGTGCTCGACTTGCCGATCGATGATGCTCCTCGCGAGGTGCAGCTCGGAAGCCGAAGGCTCCTTGGCGCGCAGGATCTGGACCATGTTCCGGATGGGGGCGAGGGGGTTGCGCAGCT is part of the Chondromyces crocatus genome and encodes:
- a CDS encoding single-stranded DNA-binding protein; the encoded protein is MSDGMNKVMLLGNLGADPELRYTASGVPLLSLRLATNETFLDRQREMQERTEWHNVVMWGSRAEPLSRLLSKGDCVLIEGSLRTTSFDKDGLKRWRTEVVARELRFTGRRQPPALPDDGLLPDMPMHDAPLQAGSMQPASMQDDALRPPATARGGRKAKESRPGPVVDAMPY
- a CDS encoding DNA alkylation repair protein, which produces MSPRPKDSLRALAAEIDRALRAEGTPERAVQEKRYLKSALEHVGVPVPSVRAIAKRVRREHPDLTHDDLVALVEALWDEPVHERRLAAIELLNLHVDRLGPEDVPLLERFLRESRTWALVDALAPQAVGTLVTRHPAFGATLDRWARDPDFWIRRAALLALLVPLRTGGGDFERFGRYADAMLEEREFFIRKAIGRVLRDASKKQPERVIAWLTPRVRRAAGLTVREAVKHLPPSEREALLAARGKATAD
- the recA gene encoding recombinase RecA produces the protein MNTATVEKLRTVKTIVGSIEKQFGKGAIMSLEGEDGVHEINVIPSGSMALDAALGIGGYPRGRVVEIYGPESSGKTTLTLHAIREAQRGGGVAAFIDAEHAFDVTYARAIGVDTERLLVSQPDSGEQALEIVEMLTRSGAVDMVVIDSVAALTPKAEIEGDMGDPHMGLQARLMSQALRKLTGIAHRTDTALLFINQLRQKIGVTFGNPETTTGGNALKFYASVRIDVRRIGPVKVGDEAVGSRTRTKVVKNKLAPPFREAEFDIRWGVGVDAAADLLDHACQLGVVEKSGAHLSFSGEHLGQGRERAREALLAKPTLMAGIRAGVAAMTPARSRAGERVGAEA